Part of the Thermococcus barossii genome is shown below.
CCAGTCTTTTAAACTCGAAGGGCATCTTCACCACCCCAGCTTCCAGGGCGTTGGGTGAAGGACCTTTTCGTTTATCAGCGGCCTCCACCAGGCCTCGTTTTCGAGGTACCATTTGACTGTCTTCTCTATGCCCTCCTCGAACTTATGCCTTGGCCTCCAGCCGAGTTGCTCCCTTATCTTCGAGGAATCGAGGCTGTACCTAAGGTCGTGGCCTGGCCTGTCCTCGACGAACTCAATCATGTCCTCGTCCTTGCCCATTGTCCTCAAAATGGTTTTGACAACCTCAATGTTGGTCTTTTCCTCGCCGGCCGAGATGTTGTATATTTCCCTTCTCTCGCCCTCCCGAAGGACGAGCTCGATGGCCTCAACGTGATCCAGAACGTAGAGCCAGTCCCTCACGTTCTGGCCAGTGCCGTATATCGGAATCTTGAGCCCCATACTGGCTCTAATTATCGTCTTGGGGATGAGTTTTTCCGGAAACTGATAAGGGCCGTAGTTGTTGGTGCACCTCGTTATGGAGGCGTTCAGACTGTAAGTCCGCGCCCAGCCAAGCACGAGAACATCACTGGCAGCTTTAGTAGCGGAGTATGGCGAGGATGGCATGAGCCTGTCCTCCTCGGTGAACGAGCCCCTA
Proteins encoded:
- the rfbB gene encoding dTDP-glucose 4,6-dehydratase — its product is MRLLVTGGMGFIGSNFIRYILEKHPDWEVINLDKLGYGSNPVNLKDIEDDPRYRFGKGDIADFELVKELIKKVDAVVNFAAESHVDRSISSPEHFLRSNVIGVYTILEAIRKFNPEVRLVHISTDEVYGDILRGSFTEEDRLMPSSPYSATKAASDVLVLGWARTYSLNASITRCTNNYGPYQFPEKLIPKTIIRASMGLKIPIYGTGQNVRDWLYVLDHVEAIELVLREGERREIYNISAGEEKTNIEVVKTILRTMGKDEDMIEFVEDRPGHDLRYSLDSSKIREQLGWRPRHKFEEGIEKTVKWYLENEAWWRPLINEKVLHPTPWKLGW